One Ananas comosus cultivar F153 linkage group 1, ASM154086v1, whole genome shotgun sequence DNA window includes the following coding sequences:
- the LOC109716375 gene encoding casein kinase II subunit alpha-2-like → MSKARVYADVNVQRSKEYWDYESLTVQWGDQDDYEVVRKVGRGKYSEVFEGINITNKERCIIKILKPVKKKKIKREIKILQNLCGGPNIVKLFDIVRDQNSKTPSLIFEYVNSTDFKVLYPTLTDYDIRYYMYELLKALDYCHSQGIMHRDVKPHNVMIDHELRKLRLIDWGLAEFYHPGKEYNVRVASRYFKGPELLVDLQDYDYSLDMWSLGCMFAGMIFRKEPFFYGHDNHDQLVKIAKVLGTDELNAYLNKYRLELDPQLEALVGRHSRKPWSKFVNAENQHLVSPEAIDFLDRLLRYDHQDRLTAREAMAHPYFQQVRAAESSRMRP, encoded by the exons ATGTCGAAGGCTAGGGTTTACGCGGACGTTAACGTGCAGAGATCCAAGGAGTACTGGGACTACGAGTCCCTCACCGTCCAATGGGG TGATCAGGATGATTATGAGGTTGTACGGAAAGTGGGCAGAGGAAAATACAGCGAAGTCTTTGAAGGcataaatataacaaataaggAACGTTGCATCATCAAAATCCTGAAGCCTGTTAAGAAGAAAAAG ATAAAGAGGGAGATAAAAATACTTCAGAACCTTTGTGGTGGTCCAAATATTGTGAAGCTTTTTGATATTGTTAGAGATCAGAATTCAAAAACACCTAGCTTGATATTTGAGTACGTGAACAGCACAGATTTCAAAGTTTTGTACCCAACACTGACAGATTATGATATACGCTACTACATGTATGAACTTCTCAAG GCACTAGATTACTGCCATTCCCAAGGAATTATGCACCGAGATGTCAAGCCTCATAATGTTATGATTGATCATGAACTCCGCAAGCTTCGCTTAATAGATTGGGGACTTGCTGAGTTCTACCATCCAGGCAAAGAGTACAATGTTAGAGTAGCTTCAAG ATACTTCAAGGGGCCTGAACTCCTTGTTGACTTGCAAGATTATGACTACTCTTTGGACATGTGGAGTCTTGGTTGCATGTTTGCTGGAATG ATATTTCGCAAGGAGCCATTCTTCTATGGCCATGACAATCATGATCAACTTGTTAAAATTGCCAAG GTGCTTGGTACAGATGAGCTTAATGCTTATTTAAACAAATACCGTCTAGAGCTTGATCCCCAGCTTGAAGCTCTTGTTGGAAG ACACAGCAGGAAGCCTTGGTCAAAGTTTGTTAATGCAGAAAATCAGCATCTTGTTTCTCCGGAG GCAATAGATTTTCTTGATAGGCTTCTCCGCTATGATCATCAGGATAGGCTCACAGCACGAGAAGCTATG GCACATCCATATTTCCAACAAGTAAGAGCAGCGGAGAGCAGCAGAATGCGTCCCTAG
- the LOC109713593 gene encoding transcription initiation factor TFIID subunit 4b isoform X4, producing MDPSIMKLLEDDEDESMHSGADVEAFTAALNRDIGGDASAVPQPPDAEAGTLFQANSSASQQVLGQWQNSGEKENHSQQIQPNEEQQHLHSLEKHSSRIDHFPEDAKDQSQLISDQSEKSSSQFIKKEQPNFPEQKTVVPKQEFTHPSENPQQLMQRLNNQQAPAVNQANNAVRNKVMPSISFHLLIPVLRPQLDKDRQMQLMAAFMRLRNNEVTKADFLRVTRNIVGDQMLRQAVNKVQMQMEAQAARSSQTNRQIQMQTDTSNLPTSQKENKAQSLPTNINVGNAPREMSTIPMQTVNKQPQQLQLQQQQQQQHTQLPHTSFPMYGRGNFHAHNYPRPVGASINPPHTQIGGVQPRNAMNMPKYDAANENKRVHTQITHPGLQHNNPAMWQLSSNKDQKASPFPLEAKKEVDQPSESANDLQLVGPEMGTSQISGPLATQVEQNMQNQMHPQTSSAMPTSLAGVNSKTPQKKTSIGQKKPLEALGTSPPPSSSKKQKTSGAFLDQSIEQLNDVTAVSGVNLKEEEEQLLSAPKEDNRASEATRRVVQEEEERLILQKGPLQKKLAEIMSKCNLKSVGSDVERCLSMCVEERLRGLITQLIRVSKQRVDIEKTGHRFVVTSDVRRQISLINRKAKEEWDKKQSEEAEKIRKQNETESNSGANPEKDKDENRSKNVKEEDDKMRTTAANVAARAAVGGDDMLSKWQLMAEQARQKREGLDSASASKTGLRKPSSNLGRSSRESEEAEKKNLSAVPGSGGVRRMGRSSFQSPQLKVPRSISIKDMISVLEREPQMSKSPLIYRLYERMPGDSSAE from the exons ATGGATCCATCCATCATGAAGCTACTCGAAGACGACGAG GACGAGAGCATGCATTCGGGGGCGGATGTGGAGGCTTTCACCGCCGCGCTCAATCGCGACATCGGCGGGGACGCCTCCGCCGTGCCGCAGCCGCCCGATGCGGAGGCCG GCACTTTGTTCCAAGCGAACAGCTCTGCATCACAACAAGTTCTGGGACAGTGGCAAAATTCTGGGGAGAAGGAAAATCATAGTCAGCAAATCCAACCAAATGAAGAACAACAACATCTCCATTCACTAGAGAAGCACTCGTCTCGAATAGATCATTTTCCAGAAGATGCCAAAGACCAAAGCCAACTTATTAGTGACCAATCAGAAAAGAGTTCTTCTCAATTTATTAAGAAAGAACAGCCCAATTTTCCTGAACAGAAAACCGTCGTCCCAAAACAGGAGTTTACCCATCCTTCGGAGAACCCACAGCAGCTTATGCAGCGGCTTAACAATCAACAAGCACCAGCTGTTAACCAAGCAAACAATGCTGTGAGGAATAAGGTTATGCCTTCCATATCATTTCACTTGTTAATTCCAGTCTTGCGCCCTCAACTTGACAAAGATAGACAGATGCAGCTTATGGCCGCTTTTATGAGACTAAGG AATAACGAAGTCACTAAAGCAGACTTTTTAAGAGTAACAAGGAATATCGTTGGTGACCAAATGCTCAGACAGGCAGTTAACAAAGTTCAAATGCAG ATGGAGGCTCAGGCAGCACGTAGTTCCCAGACAAATCGACAAATTCAAATGCAAACAGATACATCTAATTTACCAACTAGTCAAAAGGAGAATAAGGCACAAAGTTTGCCCACCAATATCAATGTTGGTAATGCACCAAGAGAGATGTCAACAATCCCAATGCAAACAGTTAATAAGCAGccgcagcagctgcagctgcagcagcagcagcagcagcagcacacACAGCTTCCGCATACATCTTTCCCAATGTATGGAAGGGGTAATTTTCACGCCCATAACTATCCGAGGCCAGTCGGTGCTTCAATAAATCCACCTCATACACAAATTGGAGGAGTTCAGCCGAGGAATGCTATGAATATGCCCAAGTACGATGCTGCTAACGAAAACAAGAGAGTACATACCCAAATTACTCATCCGGGATTGCAGCATAATAATCCAGCCATGTGGCAATTGTCATCAAACAAGGACCAGAAAGCTAGTCCTTTTCCACTTGAGGCTAAGAAAGAAGTTGATCAGCCTAGTGAATCAGCAAATGACTTGCAATTGGTGGGTCCGGAGATGGGCACCAGTCAGATTTCAGGTCCACTAGCCACTCAGGTGGAGCAGAATATGCAG AATCAGATGCACCCTCAAACATCATCTGCAATGCCAACATCACTTGCCGGAGTTAACTCAAAGACTCCCCAAAAGAAAACATCAATTGGTCAGAAAAAACCCTTAGAAGCACTGGGCACTTCCCCACCTCCATCAAG TAGCAAAAAACAGAAGACATCTGGGGCTTTTCTTGATCAAAGTATCGAGCAACTAAATGATGTCACAGCCGTTAGTGGTGTTAATCTGAAG gaagaagaagaacagcTGCTATCGGCCCCAAAGGAAGATAACCGTGCATCAGAAGCGACTCGAAGAGTCgtgcaagaagaagaagaaaggttAATTTTGCAGAAAGGCCCTCTTCAGAAGAAACTAGCAGAAATCA TGTCAAAATGTAACTTGAAGAGTGTTGGCAGTGATGTGGAGCGCTGTCTATCGATG TGTGTGGAGGAGCGGTTACGGGGATTGATTACTCAGCTAATAAGAGTGTCAAAACAG AGGGTTGATATTGAAAAAACTGGTCATCGGTTTGTCGTCACTTCAGACGTTCGTCGTCAAATTTCGCTGATTAACCGGAAAGCTAAGGAAGAGTGGGATAAGAAGCAATCAGAAGAAGCTGAAAAGATCAGGAAACAGAATGAG ACGGAGAGCAATTCAGGTGCAAATCCAGAGAAAGACAAGGATGAAAACCGCTCTAAGAATGTTAAG GAAGAGGATGATAAAATGAGAACAACGGCTGCGAATGTTGCGGCCCGAGCTGCTGTGGGTGGGGATGATATGCTGTCCAAGTGGCAGCTTATGGCGGAACAAGCTAGACAGAAGCGCGAAGGGCTCGATAGCGCTTCTGCTTCCAAAACAGGACTTCGAAAGCCGTCGTCAAATTTAGGAAGAAGTTCAAGAGAAAGCGAGGAAGCAGAAAAGAAAAACCTCTCTGCAGTTCCTGGATCTG GTGGCGTAAGAAGGATGGGAAGGAGCTCATTTCAATCACCTCAATTAAAAGTGCCGCGCAGCATTTCAATCAAGGACATGATCTCAGTCCTCGAGAGGGAGCCCCAGATGTCGAAGTCACCTTTGATCTACCGGTTGTACGAGAGAATGCCTGGAGATTCCTCTGCAGAATAG
- the LOC109713593 gene encoding transcription initiation factor TFIID subunit 4b isoform X3, with protein sequence MDPSIMKLLEDDEDESMHSGADVEAFTAALNRDIGGDASAVPQPPDAEAGTLFQANSSASQQVLGQWQNSGEKENHSQQIQPNEEQQHLHSLEKHSSRIDHFPEDAKDQSQLISDQSEKSSSQFIKKEQPNFPEQKTVVPKQEFTHPSENPQQLMQRLNNQQAPAVNQANNAVRNKVMPSISFHLLIPVLRPQLDKDRQMQLMAAFMRLRNNEVTKADFLRVTRNIVGDQMLRQAVNKVQMQMEAQAARSSQTNRQIQMQTDTSNLPTSQKENKAQSLPTNINVGNAPREMSTIPMQTVNKQPQQLQLQQQQQQQHTQLPHTSFPMYGRGNFHAHNYPRPVGASINPPHTQIGGVQPRNAMNMPKYDAANENKRVHTQITHPGLQHNNPAMWQLSSNKDQKASPFPLEAKKEVDQPSESANDLQLVGPEMGTSQISGPLATQVEQNMQMHPQTSSAMPTSLAGVNSKTPQKKTSIGQKKPLEALGTSPPPSSSKKQKTSGAFLDQSIEQLNDVTAVSGVNLKEEEEQLLSAPKEDNRASEATRRVVQEEEERLILQKGPLQKKLAEIMSKCNLKSVGSDVERCLSMCVEERLRGLITQLIRVSKQRVDIEKTGHRFVVTSDVRRQISLINRKAKEEWDKKQSEEAEKIRKQNETESNSGANPEKDKDENRSKNVKVNKEEDDKMRTTAANVAARAAVGGDDMLSKWQLMAEQARQKREGLDSASASKTGLRKPSSNLGRSSRESEEAEKKNLSAVPGSGGVRRMGRSSFQSPQLKVPRSISIKDMISVLEREPQMSKSPLIYRLYERMPGDSSAE encoded by the exons ATGGATCCATCCATCATGAAGCTACTCGAAGACGACGAG GACGAGAGCATGCATTCGGGGGCGGATGTGGAGGCTTTCACCGCCGCGCTCAATCGCGACATCGGCGGGGACGCCTCCGCCGTGCCGCAGCCGCCCGATGCGGAGGCCG GCACTTTGTTCCAAGCGAACAGCTCTGCATCACAACAAGTTCTGGGACAGTGGCAAAATTCTGGGGAGAAGGAAAATCATAGTCAGCAAATCCAACCAAATGAAGAACAACAACATCTCCATTCACTAGAGAAGCACTCGTCTCGAATAGATCATTTTCCAGAAGATGCCAAAGACCAAAGCCAACTTATTAGTGACCAATCAGAAAAGAGTTCTTCTCAATTTATTAAGAAAGAACAGCCCAATTTTCCTGAACAGAAAACCGTCGTCCCAAAACAGGAGTTTACCCATCCTTCGGAGAACCCACAGCAGCTTATGCAGCGGCTTAACAATCAACAAGCACCAGCTGTTAACCAAGCAAACAATGCTGTGAGGAATAAGGTTATGCCTTCCATATCATTTCACTTGTTAATTCCAGTCTTGCGCCCTCAACTTGACAAAGATAGACAGATGCAGCTTATGGCCGCTTTTATGAGACTAAGG AATAACGAAGTCACTAAAGCAGACTTTTTAAGAGTAACAAGGAATATCGTTGGTGACCAAATGCTCAGACAGGCAGTTAACAAAGTTCAAATGCAG ATGGAGGCTCAGGCAGCACGTAGTTCCCAGACAAATCGACAAATTCAAATGCAAACAGATACATCTAATTTACCAACTAGTCAAAAGGAGAATAAGGCACAAAGTTTGCCCACCAATATCAATGTTGGTAATGCACCAAGAGAGATGTCAACAATCCCAATGCAAACAGTTAATAAGCAGccgcagcagctgcagctgcagcagcagcagcagcagcagcacacACAGCTTCCGCATACATCTTTCCCAATGTATGGAAGGGGTAATTTTCACGCCCATAACTATCCGAGGCCAGTCGGTGCTTCAATAAATCCACCTCATACACAAATTGGAGGAGTTCAGCCGAGGAATGCTATGAATATGCCCAAGTACGATGCTGCTAACGAAAACAAGAGAGTACATACCCAAATTACTCATCCGGGATTGCAGCATAATAATCCAGCCATGTGGCAATTGTCATCAAACAAGGACCAGAAAGCTAGTCCTTTTCCACTTGAGGCTAAGAAAGAAGTTGATCAGCCTAGTGAATCAGCAAATGACTTGCAATTGGTGGGTCCGGAGATGGGCACCAGTCAGATTTCAGGTCCACTAGCCACTCAGGTGGAGCAGAATATGCAG ATGCACCCTCAAACATCATCTGCAATGCCAACATCACTTGCCGGAGTTAACTCAAAGACTCCCCAAAAGAAAACATCAATTGGTCAGAAAAAACCCTTAGAAGCACTGGGCACTTCCCCACCTCCATCAAG TAGCAAAAAACAGAAGACATCTGGGGCTTTTCTTGATCAAAGTATCGAGCAACTAAATGATGTCACAGCCGTTAGTGGTGTTAATCTGAAG gaagaagaagaacagcTGCTATCGGCCCCAAAGGAAGATAACCGTGCATCAGAAGCGACTCGAAGAGTCgtgcaagaagaagaagaaaggttAATTTTGCAGAAAGGCCCTCTTCAGAAGAAACTAGCAGAAATCA TGTCAAAATGTAACTTGAAGAGTGTTGGCAGTGATGTGGAGCGCTGTCTATCGATG TGTGTGGAGGAGCGGTTACGGGGATTGATTACTCAGCTAATAAGAGTGTCAAAACAG AGGGTTGATATTGAAAAAACTGGTCATCGGTTTGTCGTCACTTCAGACGTTCGTCGTCAAATTTCGCTGATTAACCGGAAAGCTAAGGAAGAGTGGGATAAGAAGCAATCAGAAGAAGCTGAAAAGATCAGGAAACAGAATGAG ACGGAGAGCAATTCAGGTGCAAATCCAGAGAAAGACAAGGATGAAAACCGCTCTAAGAATGTTAAG GTTAATAAGGAAGAGGATGATAAAATGAGAACAACGGCTGCGAATGTTGCGGCCCGAGCTGCTGTGGGTGGGGATGATATGCTGTCCAAGTGGCAGCTTATGGCGGAACAAGCTAGACAGAAGCGCGAAGGGCTCGATAGCGCTTCTGCTTCCAAAACAGGACTTCGAAAGCCGTCGTCAAATTTAGGAAGAAGTTCAAGAGAAAGCGAGGAAGCAGAAAAGAAAAACCTCTCTGCAGTTCCTGGATCTG GTGGCGTAAGAAGGATGGGAAGGAGCTCATTTCAATCACCTCAATTAAAAGTGCCGCGCAGCATTTCAATCAAGGACATGATCTCAGTCCTCGAGAGGGAGCCCCAGATGTCGAAGTCACCTTTGATCTACCGGTTGTACGAGAGAATGCCTGGAGATTCCTCTGCAGAATAG
- the LOC109713593 gene encoding transcription initiation factor TFIID subunit 4b isoform X1, with product MDPSIMKLLEDDEDESMHSGADVEAFTAALNRDIGGDASAVPQPPDAEAGTLFQANSSASQQVLGQWQNSGEKENHSQQIQPNEEQQHLHSLEKHSSRIDHFPEDAKDQSQLISDQSEKSSSQFIKKEQPNFPEQKTVVPKQEFTHPSENPQQLMQRLNNQQAPAVNQANNAVRNKVMPSISFHLLIPVLRPQLDKDRQMQLMAAFMRLRNNEVTKADFLRVTRNIVGDQMLRQAVNKVQMQMEAQAARSSQTNRQIQMQTDTSNLPTSQKENKAQSLPTNINVGNAPREMSTIPMQTVNKQPQQLQLQQQQQQQHTQLPHTSFPMYGRGNFHAHNYPRPVGASINPPHTQIGGVQPRNAMNMPKYDAANENKRVHTQITHPGLQHNNPAMWQLSSNKDQKASPFPLEAKKEVDQPSESANDLQLVGPEMGTSQISGPLATQVEQNMQNQMHPQTSSAMPTSLAGVNSKTPQKKTSIGQKKPLEALGTSPPPSSSKKQKTSGAFLDQSIEQLNDVTAVSGVNLKEEEEQLLSAPKEDNRASEATRRVVQEEEERLILQKGPLQKKLAEIMSKCNLKSVGSDVERCLSMCVEERLRGLITQLIRVSKQRVDIEKTGHRFVVTSDVRRQISLINRKAKEEWDKKQSEEAEKIRKQNETESNSGANPEKDKDENRSKNVKVNKEEDDKMRTTAANVAARAAVGGDDMLSKWQLMAEQARQKREGLDSASASKTGLRKPSSNLGRSSRESEEAEKKNLSAVPGSGGVRRMGRSSFQSPQLKVPRSISIKDMISVLEREPQMSKSPLIYRLYERMPGDSSAE from the exons ATGGATCCATCCATCATGAAGCTACTCGAAGACGACGAG GACGAGAGCATGCATTCGGGGGCGGATGTGGAGGCTTTCACCGCCGCGCTCAATCGCGACATCGGCGGGGACGCCTCCGCCGTGCCGCAGCCGCCCGATGCGGAGGCCG GCACTTTGTTCCAAGCGAACAGCTCTGCATCACAACAAGTTCTGGGACAGTGGCAAAATTCTGGGGAGAAGGAAAATCATAGTCAGCAAATCCAACCAAATGAAGAACAACAACATCTCCATTCACTAGAGAAGCACTCGTCTCGAATAGATCATTTTCCAGAAGATGCCAAAGACCAAAGCCAACTTATTAGTGACCAATCAGAAAAGAGTTCTTCTCAATTTATTAAGAAAGAACAGCCCAATTTTCCTGAACAGAAAACCGTCGTCCCAAAACAGGAGTTTACCCATCCTTCGGAGAACCCACAGCAGCTTATGCAGCGGCTTAACAATCAACAAGCACCAGCTGTTAACCAAGCAAACAATGCTGTGAGGAATAAGGTTATGCCTTCCATATCATTTCACTTGTTAATTCCAGTCTTGCGCCCTCAACTTGACAAAGATAGACAGATGCAGCTTATGGCCGCTTTTATGAGACTAAGG AATAACGAAGTCACTAAAGCAGACTTTTTAAGAGTAACAAGGAATATCGTTGGTGACCAAATGCTCAGACAGGCAGTTAACAAAGTTCAAATGCAG ATGGAGGCTCAGGCAGCACGTAGTTCCCAGACAAATCGACAAATTCAAATGCAAACAGATACATCTAATTTACCAACTAGTCAAAAGGAGAATAAGGCACAAAGTTTGCCCACCAATATCAATGTTGGTAATGCACCAAGAGAGATGTCAACAATCCCAATGCAAACAGTTAATAAGCAGccgcagcagctgcagctgcagcagcagcagcagcagcagcacacACAGCTTCCGCATACATCTTTCCCAATGTATGGAAGGGGTAATTTTCACGCCCATAACTATCCGAGGCCAGTCGGTGCTTCAATAAATCCACCTCATACACAAATTGGAGGAGTTCAGCCGAGGAATGCTATGAATATGCCCAAGTACGATGCTGCTAACGAAAACAAGAGAGTACATACCCAAATTACTCATCCGGGATTGCAGCATAATAATCCAGCCATGTGGCAATTGTCATCAAACAAGGACCAGAAAGCTAGTCCTTTTCCACTTGAGGCTAAGAAAGAAGTTGATCAGCCTAGTGAATCAGCAAATGACTTGCAATTGGTGGGTCCGGAGATGGGCACCAGTCAGATTTCAGGTCCACTAGCCACTCAGGTGGAGCAGAATATGCAG AATCAGATGCACCCTCAAACATCATCTGCAATGCCAACATCACTTGCCGGAGTTAACTCAAAGACTCCCCAAAAGAAAACATCAATTGGTCAGAAAAAACCCTTAGAAGCACTGGGCACTTCCCCACCTCCATCAAG TAGCAAAAAACAGAAGACATCTGGGGCTTTTCTTGATCAAAGTATCGAGCAACTAAATGATGTCACAGCCGTTAGTGGTGTTAATCTGAAG gaagaagaagaacagcTGCTATCGGCCCCAAAGGAAGATAACCGTGCATCAGAAGCGACTCGAAGAGTCgtgcaagaagaagaagaaaggttAATTTTGCAGAAAGGCCCTCTTCAGAAGAAACTAGCAGAAATCA TGTCAAAATGTAACTTGAAGAGTGTTGGCAGTGATGTGGAGCGCTGTCTATCGATG TGTGTGGAGGAGCGGTTACGGGGATTGATTACTCAGCTAATAAGAGTGTCAAAACAG AGGGTTGATATTGAAAAAACTGGTCATCGGTTTGTCGTCACTTCAGACGTTCGTCGTCAAATTTCGCTGATTAACCGGAAAGCTAAGGAAGAGTGGGATAAGAAGCAATCAGAAGAAGCTGAAAAGATCAGGAAACAGAATGAG ACGGAGAGCAATTCAGGTGCAAATCCAGAGAAAGACAAGGATGAAAACCGCTCTAAGAATGTTAAG GTTAATAAGGAAGAGGATGATAAAATGAGAACAACGGCTGCGAATGTTGCGGCCCGAGCTGCTGTGGGTGGGGATGATATGCTGTCCAAGTGGCAGCTTATGGCGGAACAAGCTAGACAGAAGCGCGAAGGGCTCGATAGCGCTTCTGCTTCCAAAACAGGACTTCGAAAGCCGTCGTCAAATTTAGGAAGAAGTTCAAGAGAAAGCGAGGAAGCAGAAAAGAAAAACCTCTCTGCAGTTCCTGGATCTG GTGGCGTAAGAAGGATGGGAAGGAGCTCATTTCAATCACCTCAATTAAAAGTGCCGCGCAGCATTTCAATCAAGGACATGATCTCAGTCCTCGAGAGGGAGCCCCAGATGTCGAAGTCACCTTTGATCTACCGGTTGTACGAGAGAATGCCTGGAGATTCCTCTGCAGAATAG
- the LOC109713593 gene encoding transcription initiation factor TFIID subunit 4b isoform X2, translating into MDPSIMKLLEDDEDESMHSGADVEAFTAALNRDIGGDASAVPQPPDAEAGTLFQANSSASQQVLGQWQNSGEKENHSQQIQPNEEQQHLHSLEKHSSRIDHFPEDAKDQSQLISDQSEKSSSQFIKKEQPNFPEQKTVVPKQEFTHPSENPQQLMQRLNNQQAPAVNQANNAVRNKVMPSISFHLLIPVLRPQLDKDRQMQLMAAFMRLRNNEVTKADFLRVTRNIVGDQMLRQAVNKVQMQMEAQAARSSQTNRQIQMQTDTSNLPTSQKENKAQSLPTNINVGNAPREMSTIPMQTVNKQPQQLQLQQQQQQQHTQLPHTSFPMYGRGNFHAHNYPRPVGASINPPHTQIGGVQPRNAMNMPKYDAANENKRVHTQITHPGLQHNNPAMWQLSSNKDQKASPFPLEAKKEVDQPSESANDLQLVGPEMGTSQISGPLATQVEQNMQNQMHPQTSSAMPTSLAGVNSKTPQKKTSIGQKKPLEALGTSPPPSSKKQKTSGAFLDQSIEQLNDVTAVSGVNLKEEEEQLLSAPKEDNRASEATRRVVQEEEERLILQKGPLQKKLAEIMSKCNLKSVGSDVERCLSMCVEERLRGLITQLIRVSKQRVDIEKTGHRFVVTSDVRRQISLINRKAKEEWDKKQSEEAEKIRKQNETESNSGANPEKDKDENRSKNVKVNKEEDDKMRTTAANVAARAAVGGDDMLSKWQLMAEQARQKREGLDSASASKTGLRKPSSNLGRSSRESEEAEKKNLSAVPGSGGVRRMGRSSFQSPQLKVPRSISIKDMISVLEREPQMSKSPLIYRLYERMPGDSSAE; encoded by the exons ATGGATCCATCCATCATGAAGCTACTCGAAGACGACGAG GACGAGAGCATGCATTCGGGGGCGGATGTGGAGGCTTTCACCGCCGCGCTCAATCGCGACATCGGCGGGGACGCCTCCGCCGTGCCGCAGCCGCCCGATGCGGAGGCCG GCACTTTGTTCCAAGCGAACAGCTCTGCATCACAACAAGTTCTGGGACAGTGGCAAAATTCTGGGGAGAAGGAAAATCATAGTCAGCAAATCCAACCAAATGAAGAACAACAACATCTCCATTCACTAGAGAAGCACTCGTCTCGAATAGATCATTTTCCAGAAGATGCCAAAGACCAAAGCCAACTTATTAGTGACCAATCAGAAAAGAGTTCTTCTCAATTTATTAAGAAAGAACAGCCCAATTTTCCTGAACAGAAAACCGTCGTCCCAAAACAGGAGTTTACCCATCCTTCGGAGAACCCACAGCAGCTTATGCAGCGGCTTAACAATCAACAAGCACCAGCTGTTAACCAAGCAAACAATGCTGTGAGGAATAAGGTTATGCCTTCCATATCATTTCACTTGTTAATTCCAGTCTTGCGCCCTCAACTTGACAAAGATAGACAGATGCAGCTTATGGCCGCTTTTATGAGACTAAGG AATAACGAAGTCACTAAAGCAGACTTTTTAAGAGTAACAAGGAATATCGTTGGTGACCAAATGCTCAGACAGGCAGTTAACAAAGTTCAAATGCAG ATGGAGGCTCAGGCAGCACGTAGTTCCCAGACAAATCGACAAATTCAAATGCAAACAGATACATCTAATTTACCAACTAGTCAAAAGGAGAATAAGGCACAAAGTTTGCCCACCAATATCAATGTTGGTAATGCACCAAGAGAGATGTCAACAATCCCAATGCAAACAGTTAATAAGCAGccgcagcagctgcagctgcagcagcagcagcagcagcagcacacACAGCTTCCGCATACATCTTTCCCAATGTATGGAAGGGGTAATTTTCACGCCCATAACTATCCGAGGCCAGTCGGTGCTTCAATAAATCCACCTCATACACAAATTGGAGGAGTTCAGCCGAGGAATGCTATGAATATGCCCAAGTACGATGCTGCTAACGAAAACAAGAGAGTACATACCCAAATTACTCATCCGGGATTGCAGCATAATAATCCAGCCATGTGGCAATTGTCATCAAACAAGGACCAGAAAGCTAGTCCTTTTCCACTTGAGGCTAAGAAAGAAGTTGATCAGCCTAGTGAATCAGCAAATGACTTGCAATTGGTGGGTCCGGAGATGGGCACCAGTCAGATTTCAGGTCCACTAGCCACTCAGGTGGAGCAGAATATGCAG AATCAGATGCACCCTCAAACATCATCTGCAATGCCAACATCACTTGCCGGAGTTAACTCAAAGACTCCCCAAAAGAAAACATCAATTGGTCAGAAAAAACCCTTAGAAGCACTGGGCACTTCCCCACCTCCATCAAG CAAAAAACAGAAGACATCTGGGGCTTTTCTTGATCAAAGTATCGAGCAACTAAATGATGTCACAGCCGTTAGTGGTGTTAATCTGAAG gaagaagaagaacagcTGCTATCGGCCCCAAAGGAAGATAACCGTGCATCAGAAGCGACTCGAAGAGTCgtgcaagaagaagaagaaaggttAATTTTGCAGAAAGGCCCTCTTCAGAAGAAACTAGCAGAAATCA TGTCAAAATGTAACTTGAAGAGTGTTGGCAGTGATGTGGAGCGCTGTCTATCGATG TGTGTGGAGGAGCGGTTACGGGGATTGATTACTCAGCTAATAAGAGTGTCAAAACAG AGGGTTGATATTGAAAAAACTGGTCATCGGTTTGTCGTCACTTCAGACGTTCGTCGTCAAATTTCGCTGATTAACCGGAAAGCTAAGGAAGAGTGGGATAAGAAGCAATCAGAAGAAGCTGAAAAGATCAGGAAACAGAATGAG ACGGAGAGCAATTCAGGTGCAAATCCAGAGAAAGACAAGGATGAAAACCGCTCTAAGAATGTTAAG GTTAATAAGGAAGAGGATGATAAAATGAGAACAACGGCTGCGAATGTTGCGGCCCGAGCTGCTGTGGGTGGGGATGATATGCTGTCCAAGTGGCAGCTTATGGCGGAACAAGCTAGACAGAAGCGCGAAGGGCTCGATAGCGCTTCTGCTTCCAAAACAGGACTTCGAAAGCCGTCGTCAAATTTAGGAAGAAGTTCAAGAGAAAGCGAGGAAGCAGAAAAGAAAAACCTCTCTGCAGTTCCTGGATCTG GTGGCGTAAGAAGGATGGGAAGGAGCTCATTTCAATCACCTCAATTAAAAGTGCCGCGCAGCATTTCAATCAAGGACATGATCTCAGTCCTCGAGAGGGAGCCCCAGATGTCGAAGTCACCTTTGATCTACCGGTTGTACGAGAGAATGCCTGGAGATTCCTCTGCAGAATAG